From one Candidatus Margulisiibacteriota bacterium genomic stretch:
- a CDS encoding UPF0489 family protein: MYKIVSFQNQFKFNLIPHVIVDSHEQVLTFWQDALAKGLIKSGATLIHVDTHSDIYLGYHPAETTRANFINEAIKFGIISKVIWVVPDNLPKVVGFYSNTPEGTNLGIFNDVPFKATLYSDTWSLKMHESLGVVAKKIDLEIVRAQDLSTVNSDNIILDVDYDYFSNNGYDTYWKFKVYPTEDNLVNNVDTFFQKIVNLNIQPQIISASKSFEYVNVHQRNLLDGTIRKHLE; encoded by the coding sequence ATGTATAAGATAGTAAGCTTTCAAAATCAATTTAAATTTAATTTAATCCCCCACGTAATAGTTGATAGCCATGAACAGGTTTTAACGTTTTGGCAAGATGCTTTGGCTAAAGGTTTGATCAAGTCTGGGGCTACTTTAATTCACGTTGATACCCATAGCGATATTTATTTAGGTTATCATCCAGCAGAAACAACAAGAGCTAATTTTATTAATGAAGCAATTAAATTTGGGATAATTTCTAAAGTTATTTGGGTTGTGCCAGATAATTTGCCAAAAGTGGTTGGGTTTTACAGTAACACACCGGAAGGTACTAATTTAGGCATATTTAATGATGTCCCTTTTAAAGCAACCCTTTATTCAGATACATGGAGTCTTAAAATGCATGAAAGTTTAGGAGTAGTGGCAAAAAAAATTGATTTAGAAATAGTTAGAGCTCAGGATCTTTCTACTGTTAATTCTGATAATATTATTCTTGATGTAGATTATGATTATTTTTCTAATAATGGATATGATACATATTGGAAATTTAAGGTTTATCCTACGGAGGATAATCTTGTAAATAATGTTGATACTTTTTTTCAAAAAATAGTTAATTTAAATATTCAACCACAAATAATTTCTGCTTCTAAGTCTTTTGAGTATGTAAATGTTCATCAACGTAATTTATTAGATGGGACAATACGAAAACATTTAGAATAA